In a genomic window of Methylovirgula sp. 4M-Z18:
- the pbfA gene encoding (R)-1-hydroxy-2-aminoethylphosphonate ammonia-lyase: MSGQAFDVSEGDVNLSPLRADWRQQLDDETRRILDADAAAFLHQSLSTPCLDVIESAQGATLVDTQGRRILDFHGNSVHQLGHGHPEIVAAIKAQLDILPFCPRRYTNRTAIALAQKLGALAQGDLSKVLFAPSGAAAISMALKLARVATGRHKTLSMWDAFHGANLDTISVGGEALFRRDLGPMMPGTEHLPPLHLAARFFGADRPFERFADYIDYVLGVQGDVAALLAEPMRWTTVEPPPTGFWASVRASCTRHGTLLIFDEIPACLARTGTMFATEQTGAVPDILVIGKGLGGGIMPMAAIIADKALDCAPHTALGHYTHEKSPVGCAAALATIEVIERENLVARAGELGLRGMSLLNVLKARHTCVADVRNLGCYFGVEICSAKGESANALADRVLYAALARGLSFKVGGGNVVTLCPPLTIAHDEFDQAFTIFDAALTDATA, from the coding sequence GTGAGTGGGCAAGCGTTCGATGTGAGTGAAGGCGACGTCAACCTGTCGCCTTTGCGGGCAGATTGGCGTCAGCAACTGGATGATGAGACACGCCGCATACTCGATGCGGACGCGGCGGCGTTTCTGCACCAGTCGCTGTCCACGCCGTGCCTCGATGTCATCGAGTCGGCGCAAGGCGCGACACTCGTCGATACGCAGGGGCGGCGGATCCTCGATTTTCATGGCAATAGTGTGCATCAGCTCGGCCATGGCCATCCCGAAATCGTCGCCGCTATCAAGGCGCAACTCGACATATTGCCCTTCTGCCCGCGCCGCTACACCAACAGGACCGCCATCGCGCTGGCGCAGAAGCTCGGTGCTCTGGCGCAGGGCGATTTGTCCAAGGTGCTCTTTGCACCGAGCGGCGCCGCGGCAATCAGCATGGCGCTGAAACTTGCCCGCGTCGCAACGGGCCGGCACAAGACGCTGTCCATGTGGGACGCGTTTCACGGCGCCAATCTCGATACGATTTCGGTCGGCGGCGAAGCTTTGTTCCGCCGCGATCTCGGCCCCATGATGCCGGGCACCGAACACCTGCCGCCGCTGCATCTGGCAGCACGGTTTTTCGGCGCCGACCGGCCGTTCGAGCGCTTTGCCGATTACATCGACTACGTGCTCGGCGTGCAGGGGGACGTGGCGGCGCTTCTCGCCGAACCGATGCGCTGGACGACCGTGGAGCCACCGCCGACCGGTTTCTGGGCGAGCGTCCGCGCGTCCTGTACGCGGCACGGCACATTGCTGATTTTCGACGAAATCCCCGCCTGTCTGGCGCGGACGGGAACCATGTTTGCAACCGAGCAGACCGGAGCCGTGCCGGATATTCTGGTGATCGGCAAAGGATTGGGCGGCGGCATCATGCCGATGGCGGCAATCATCGCCGACAAGGCGCTTGATTGTGCGCCGCACACCGCCCTAGGTCATTATACCCATGAAAAGAGCCCTGTCGGCTGCGCAGCTGCATTGGCGACCATCGAGGTCATCGAGCGCGAAAATCTCGTTGCGCGGGCGGGCGAGTTGGGCTTACGTGGAATGTCGCTGCTCAACGTTCTGAAGGCGCGGCACACATGCGTTGCCGACGTGCGCAATCTCGGATGTTATTTCGGCGTCGAAATCTGCAGCGCGAAAGGCGAGAGCGCCAATGCGCTGGCCGACAGGGTTCTTTATGCCGCATTGGCACGGGGGCTCAGCTTCAAGGTCGGAGGCGGGAATGTGGTAACTCTGTGCCCGCCGCTTACGATTGCGCACGATGAGTTCGACCAGGCTTTTACGATTTTTGATGCAGCGCTGACCGATGCGACGGCCTGA
- the phnX gene encoding phosphonoacetaldehyde hydrolase, with the protein MTNLKAVIFDWAGTLVDYGSLAPMGAFVETFAEFGVSISIEEARGPMGMAKRPHIAAIMALPRVSEAWRAKHGASPTEQDIDAIYQVFVPKNIAVAARFATLIPGAAKVVQTIRDGGLKIGSTTGYTREIMAEILPVAAAQGLKVDCLACTGDTAQGRPSPLMLYKNLLDLEIWPASAVVKVDDTEVGIREGLNGGAWSVGVSLSGNAFGLSLQEAERLAPEEFSRRKTAAEQKLLSAGAHYVIGTIAELLPVLAHIDGRVARGEKP; encoded by the coding sequence ATGACGAATCTCAAGGCCGTCATTTTCGATTGGGCAGGGACGCTGGTCGATTATGGGTCGCTGGCGCCGATGGGGGCCTTTGTTGAAACCTTCGCCGAGTTTGGAGTCAGCATCAGCATCGAGGAGGCGCGCGGCCCGATGGGCATGGCCAAGCGTCCACATATCGCTGCGATCATGGCGTTGCCGCGTGTAAGCGAAGCGTGGCGCGCAAAGCACGGCGCATCGCCGACGGAACAAGACATCGATGCGATCTATCAGGTCTTCGTGCCGAAAAATATTGCCGTTGCCGCACGCTTCGCCACATTGATTCCCGGCGCCGCAAAGGTCGTGCAGACGATCCGCGACGGTGGTCTCAAAATCGGCTCGACCACCGGCTATACGCGCGAAATCATGGCGGAGATCCTGCCTGTGGCAGCGGCGCAAGGCCTCAAGGTGGATTGCCTTGCCTGCACCGGCGATACGGCGCAGGGCCGGCCCTCGCCATTGATGCTCTATAAAAATCTGCTCGATCTCGAGATTTGGCCGGCCTCCGCTGTCGTGAAGGTCGATGACACCGAGGTCGGGATCCGTGAAGGCCTGAACGGCGGTGCCTGGTCGGTTGGCGTCTCCTTGAGCGGCAACGCGTTTGGCTTGTCGCTACAGGAGGCCGAACGTCTTGCACCGGAAGAATTTTCGCGCCGGAAGACTGCGGCCGAACAAAAGCTTTTGTCGGCGGGCGCCCACTACGTGATTGGCACCATCGCTGAACTGCTTCCGGTCCTGGCCCATATCGACGGGCGTGTCGCGCGCGGCGAAAAACCGTGA
- a CDS encoding TIGR03364 family FAD-dependent oxidoreductase — protein sequence MQSSSFDLGVVGAGICGLAHALAAARKGKRVVVIDRDAQANGASIRNFGFITVTGQQSGACWQRAMRSRDIWLEVASAAHIPVLQRGLLTIARRHEALDVLEAFAATDMGADCRLLQAHQIAAYGDGLLTEHFAGALYSPHEIRVESREAIPQLAAYLAEHHGVTFLRETAVHSASPPKLETSRGTIHADAIVVCPGDDFRTLHPDRIAAYGLQRCLLHMLRVKPPQVDENMPAVMSDLGLIRYLGYAELPAAKALRQKLLAEQGEHIRQGVHLIVVRSADGSFVVGDSHHYAPTPPPFAPSFVDDLILDEYARVFHGPAPQVLERWTGTYASADDRLMLIDRPAEDLRIVIITSGTGASTSFAIAEEVIAELFD from the coding sequence ATGCAATCTTCCTCATTCGACTTAGGCGTCGTCGGCGCGGGCATCTGCGGTCTTGCGCATGCCTTGGCGGCCGCGCGCAAGGGGAAGCGTGTCGTGGTCATCGACCGTGATGCGCAGGCGAACGGGGCCTCGATCCGCAACTTTGGCTTTATCACGGTCACCGGACAGCAAAGCGGCGCGTGTTGGCAGCGCGCCATGCGGTCGCGCGACATATGGCTCGAAGTCGCTTCGGCGGCACATATTCCGGTGTTGCAGCGCGGCCTCCTGACCATCGCGCGCCGGCACGAGGCGCTTGACGTGCTGGAGGCATTTGCCGCGACCGACATGGGGGCCGATTGCCGGCTTTTGCAGGCCCATCAGATCGCAGCCTATGGCGATGGATTGCTGACCGAACACTTCGCGGGCGCCCTCTATAGCCCGCACGAAATCCGGGTCGAGTCGCGCGAAGCGATTCCCCAACTTGCGGCCTATCTTGCCGAGCACCATGGCGTGACATTCTTGCGCGAAACGGCGGTCCACAGTGCCTCCCCGCCAAAGCTCGAGACGAGCCGCGGAACCATCCACGCCGATGCGATCGTCGTGTGTCCGGGCGACGATTTCCGCACCCTGCACCCCGACCGGATCGCCGCTTACGGCTTGCAGCGTTGCCTCCTGCACATGTTGCGGGTCAAGCCGCCGCAAGTCGATGAAAACATGCCGGCCGTCATGTCCGATCTCGGCCTCATCCGTTATCTCGGCTATGCGGAGCTTCCGGCGGCAAAGGCGCTTCGGCAGAAACTGTTGGCCGAACAGGGCGAACATATCCGGCAGGGCGTTCATCTCATCGTCGTGCGCAGCGCCGATGGATCTTTCGTGGTGGGAGATTCCCATCATTATGCGCCGACGCCACCGCCTTTCGCGCCGAGCTTTGTCGACGATCTCATTCTCGACGAATATGCCCGCGTCTTTCATGGGCCGGCGCCGCAAGTTCTCGAGCGCTGGACGGGCACCTATGCATCGGCCGATGACCGTCTGATGCTGATAGATCGGCCGGCGGAAGATTTAAGAATTGTCATCATCACCAGCGGCACTGGCGCAAGCACATCCTTTGCCATAGCGGAAGAAGTCATCGCGGAGCTTTTCGATTAG
- a CDS encoding transposase, with protein sequence MKGIAARFSAALDMSPKSLETFSGTDMMAGESQALALAAELLTQDWRARLFPYAACIQMAVTLIEAILNAELNHHMEYEARARRKNTRNGHWKRSIWSDVGEKVVIRMPRDRAGRFEPLLLPLNRQHFYGFTDRILTTYAHGRHVAEFDEIISDLYDFQLPRDLAPRVIDAVLSVIRDWQNRPLAPLYSIMLFGIFPTTTRERELTRTRPVHFGLGFQPDGSSDLLGLWVNDPSDDDLWTQVTTDLTARGAAQISLVVTDEVQDVLPRPHLAFDVSGYRQCEVRQVCRFSDLKRKRKPTEPLMYRQYNPV encoded by the coding sequence GTGAAGGGCATCGCGGCACGCTTTTCCGCAGCGCTTGATATGTCGCCAAAGTCACTCGAGACATTTTCAGGAACGGATATGATGGCCGGCGAGTCACAGGCACTAGCATTAGCTGCAGAATTGTTGACGCAAGATTGGCGTGCGCGGCTTTTCCCTTACGCGGCCTGCATCCAAATGGCGGTCACGCTGATCGAAGCGATATTGAACGCAGAACTCAACCACCATATGGAATATGAGGCCAGGGCGAGAAGAAAGAACACCAGAAACGGCCACTGGAAGCGGAGCATATGGAGCGACGTCGGCGAGAAAGTCGTTATTCGCATGCCGCGAGATCGCGCAGGCCGATTTGAACCGTTGCTGCTGCCTCTCAATCGGCAGCATTTTTATGGCTTCACCGACCGTATCCTGACGACATATGCCCATGGCCGCCATGTTGCCGAGTTCGACGAAATCATCTCTGACTTGTACGATTTTCAATTGCCTCGGGATTTGGCGCCGCGCGTCATCGATGCGGTTCTGAGTGTCATCCGCGATTGGCAGAATCGACCTTTGGCGCCGCTCTATTCCATCATGTTGTTCGGCATATTCCCGACGACGACGCGGGAGCGGGAATTGACAAGAACGCGGCCGGTCCATTTCGGCTTGGGCTTTCAGCCTGACGGATCAAGCGATCTGCTCGGGCTCTGGGTCAATGATCCTTCGGACGACGATTTATGGACGCAAGTGACGACAGATCTCACCGCGCGCGGAGCGGCGCAGATCTCCCTTGTCGTGACCGATGAGGTGCAAGATGTGCTGCCGCGTCCACACCTCGCGTTTGATGTGTCGGGATACCGGCAGTGCGAGGTCCGCCAAGTTTGCCGTTTCAGTGATCTGAAGCGGAAGCGCAAACCAACCGAGCCGTTGATGTATCGCCAATATAATCCAGTGTAA
- a CDS encoding DMT family transporter — protein sequence MSASSLSTSSAVDDSGGADARERRQRRFGILLVCGTMVGFSCMDTSAKWLNHVIPTVEVIWARYAVALVLSLIVANPVRSPALLVSRRPGLQLLRSLLMLLSTALNFFALRYLQLTETTAINFSLPLLVALLAGPILGEKVGRHQITAIAIGFAGVLVVVRPGIGAMHPAAILSILGVFAYAGYVMMTRLCARYDPAHTTMIYSTFAGVVLTSPLLYWFWQTPPDATTIALMLFMGFGAIVAHLLLIWAHERAPASVLAPFFYTQIVWMGLLGYLVFGDLPDGMSLLGAAIVIASGLYLWSRERASAS from the coding sequence ATGAGCGCATCCAGCCTGAGCACTTCGTCGGCCGTTGACGACTCCGGTGGTGCGGATGCGCGGGAAAGGCGCCAGCGTCGTTTCGGCATCTTGCTCGTGTGCGGCACGATGGTCGGCTTTTCATGCATGGACACCTCGGCAAAATGGTTGAACCATGTGATCCCGACTGTCGAAGTGATCTGGGCGCGCTATGCGGTCGCGCTGGTCTTGTCGCTCATCGTCGCCAATCCTGTGCGCTCGCCGGCATTATTGGTCAGCCGCCGTCCAGGCCTGCAGCTTCTGCGGTCGTTGCTGATGTTGTTGTCGACGGCGCTGAATTTCTTTGCCTTGCGCTATTTGCAATTGACCGAAACGACGGCGATCAATTTCTCGCTGCCGCTTCTCGTGGCGCTTCTCGCGGGGCCCATCCTCGGCGAGAAGGTTGGGCGACACCAGATCACCGCCATTGCCATTGGTTTCGCCGGTGTTCTCGTGGTCGTGCGGCCGGGGATCGGGGCCATGCATCCCGCCGCCATTCTCTCGATCCTGGGTGTTTTCGCTTACGCCGGTTATGTCATGATGACGCGTCTTTGCGCCCGCTATGACCCCGCGCACACGACGATGATCTATTCCACCTTTGCCGGCGTCGTGCTGACCTCGCCGTTGCTCTACTGGTTTTGGCAAACGCCGCCCGATGCGACCACGATCGCCCTCATGCTGTTCATGGGGTTCGGCGCCATTGTTGCGCATCTTCTCTTGATCTGGGCGCACGAACGCGCGCCAGCCTCGGTGCTGGCGCCGTTCTTCTACACGCAGATTGTTTGGATGGGCCTGTTGGGTTACCTGGTTTTCGGCGACCTGCCCGATGGCATGTCGCTCTTAGGAGCGGCGATCGTCATAGCTTCCGGCCTCTACCTTTGGTCTCGGGAGCGTGCGTCTGCGTCGTGA
- a CDS encoding arginase family protein: protein MNEKPDLGALFGAPAETRTFLGLPACSDLDTLAAPIAVIGAPCATPYASVGAYCRHAPDALRRVTASLAANIDRHDFDSGGAVFPAAHLMAADCGNLPFDEADPAGNRDVIRAAVATVLARNAVPVLLGGDDSIPIPMIDALAHAGDHRKYTILQIDAHIDWREIHMGERLGLSSTMRRASEMPHIERIVQVGARGIGSAATADYEDALAWGVKFVPAYDLHKRGIEAALDLIPDGSQIVLCVDADALDPALIPGVIGRAPGGLTYYQVVDLIKGAAGRGRIAAADFVEFMPERDIDDIGALTLARLITTTLGVLARQADRR, encoded by the coding sequence ATGAACGAAAAACCGGATCTTGGCGCACTTTTCGGTGCGCCCGCGGAAACACGCACCTTTCTTGGACTGCCAGCCTGCTCCGATCTCGACACGCTCGCCGCGCCGATCGCGGTGATCGGCGCCCCTTGCGCGACGCCTTATGCGTCTGTCGGCGCCTATTGCCGTCATGCGCCGGATGCGCTGCGGCGTGTCACCGCTTCGCTGGCCGCCAATATCGATCGCCATGACTTCGACAGTGGAGGGGCCGTCTTTCCGGCTGCGCATCTGATGGCCGCGGATTGCGGCAACCTTCCTTTCGACGAGGCCGATCCGGCCGGCAACCGCGATGTCATCCGCGCCGCCGTGGCAACGGTCCTTGCCCGCAATGCGGTACCGGTCCTGCTTGGCGGCGATGATTCCATTCCGATCCCGATGATCGATGCGCTCGCGCATGCGGGAGATCATCGGAAATACACGATCTTGCAGATTGATGCGCATATCGACTGGCGCGAGATCCATATGGGCGAGCGGCTGGGCCTTTCCTCGACGATGCGCCGCGCATCCGAGATGCCCCACATCGAGCGCATCGTCCAGGTCGGGGCGCGAGGGATTGGATCGGCAGCGACCGCCGATTATGAGGACGCCTTGGCATGGGGTGTCAAATTCGTGCCGGCTTACGACCTCCATAAGAGGGGGATCGAGGCTGCACTCGACCTCATCCCGGACGGAAGCCAGATTGTCCTCTGCGTCGATGCGGACGCACTCGATCCCGCTTTGATCCCGGGCGTGATTGGGCGAGCGCCGGGCGGGCTGACCTATTATCAGGTCGTCGATCTCATCAAGGGAGCGGCTGGGCGGGGACGGATCGCCGCCGCCGACTTCGTGGAGTTCATGCCGGAACGGGATATCGACGACATCGGCGCTTTGACTCTCGCCCGGCTCATTACGACCACGCTCGGTGTCCTCGCCCGTCAGGCTGACCGACGATAG
- a CDS encoding ATP-binding cassette domain-containing protein has protein sequence MSLFTFGNPDRNAEIADKSVSWWRLTALLAVAALFAGILLTGVSIWFLGAVALAGAGGAAYTFNFHIPAALVRLFALTRTAAKYGERLAGHKAALLDQVSRRAALFSAMAAAPKVRSASWQLGDQDRLADFIDDVEDVDYAKLRIDLPVMAFACGLAVLVAATLVVAPLALVTILPALLIEVACARRSFPRATNSWHAVRQIRRIAAGRLGAGLAAAVPLRAEHAWAAALKASFAGFSEAGDEILRLRRQGANFDFVVSFIGPVAAFSVLAAAWLDGHRMQALLPTAFVAFAWLALGEAGQGASRILLARIKQDAASKALHAWTGGPHTTVAIGRPTPSRLRKLEIVKLQRCAPDGRPLFGKVDLVLQAGQPIVLSGPSGCGKTSFLKQVAGWLAADGSGEVLGDGAALPPSARQRLVHLSLHDAAILSDTVRENLFAPAASDAECWEALDAVELSGRVRAAGGLDGWITQSSLSLGEAQRLNLARAFLSPLPVILLDEPGEHMDAEQACRVVERLLIHLQDRILLASSHGISHAWRGARAFRFES, from the coding sequence ATGAGCCTATTCACTTTCGGCAATCCCGATCGAAACGCCGAAATAGCCGATAAATCGGTCTCATGGTGGCGGCTCACTGCACTGCTTGCCGTCGCGGCGCTATTCGCAGGCATTCTGCTCACTGGTGTTTCGATTTGGTTTCTCGGCGCAGTGGCGCTGGCCGGTGCGGGCGGCGCCGCCTACACGTTCAATTTCCATATTCCCGCAGCGCTGGTGCGACTGTTCGCCTTGACCCGGACCGCTGCGAAATACGGTGAGCGCCTCGCAGGCCACAAGGCGGCCTTGCTCGATCAGGTATCGCGCCGTGCCGCGCTGTTTTCCGCAATGGCGGCCGCGCCGAAGGTGCGCAGTGCGAGTTGGCAACTCGGCGATCAGGATCGCCTCGCCGACTTCATCGACGATGTCGAGGATGTAGACTATGCCAAACTGCGGATCGATCTTCCAGTGATGGCATTTGCCTGCGGCCTCGCCGTGCTCGTCGCGGCGACGCTTGTCGTCGCGCCGCTTGCACTGGTCACAATCCTTCCGGCCTTGCTGATTGAGGTCGCCTGCGCGCGTCGATCTTTCCCGCGCGCGACGAATTCTTGGCATGCGGTGCGGCAGATACGGCGCATTGCCGCGGGTCGGCTCGGAGCCGGTCTCGCCGCTGCCGTTCCGCTGCGCGCGGAACACGCCTGGGCGGCCGCGCTGAAGGCCTCGTTCGCAGGCTTTTCGGAAGCTGGCGACGAGATCCTTCGGCTCCGGCGTCAGGGGGCCAATTTTGATTTCGTTGTCAGCTTCATCGGACCCGTGGCGGCCTTCAGCGTTTTAGCCGCGGCCTGGCTGGATGGCCATCGCATGCAGGCTTTGCTTCCAACCGCTTTTGTTGCTTTCGCATGGTTGGCTTTGGGGGAGGCGGGGCAAGGCGCCTCACGCATTCTCCTCGCACGCATCAAGCAAGACGCCGCCAGCAAGGCGTTGCACGCATGGACGGGCGGGCCACACACCACCGTTGCGATTGGCCGTCCTACACCGTCGCGTCTGCGCAAACTGGAAATCGTCAAGCTGCAACGCTGCGCGCCGGACGGCCGCCCGCTCTTTGGCAAAGTGGATCTCGTGCTGCAAGCTGGACAGCCGATTGTCCTGAGCGGTCCGAGCGGCTGCGGCAAGACGTCCTTCTTGAAACAAGTCGCCGGATGGCTGGCTGCGGACGGAAGCGGAGAGGTGCTCGGCGACGGCGCCGCGCTGCCGCCATCTGCGCGTCAACGGCTTGTACACCTGAGCCTGCACGACGCGGCCATTCTGTCCGACACCGTCCGCGAGAACCTGTTCGCGCCGGCGGCGAGCGATGCTGAATGCTGGGAAGCGCTCGATGCGGTCGAGCTGAGCGGGCGGGTCCGCGCGGCGGGCGGGCTTGACGGATGGATTACCCAGAGCTCTCTATCGTTGGGCGAGGCGCAGCGGCTGAACCTCGCGCGCGCTTTTCTGAGCCCGCTTCCGGTGATTCTGCTCGACGAACCCGGTGAACACATGGATGCTGAACAGGCATGCCGCGTCGTCGAGCGGCTATTAATCCACCTGCAGGATCGCATTCTGCTGGCGTCAAGCCATGGGATTTCCCATGCATGGCGCGGGGCGCGGGCGTTCCGATTCGAGAGTTGA
- a CDS encoding ATP-binding cassette domain-containing protein: MDEIALKPHAAARAARTLVHARAAGAQGMRATLTWHLVRTAFRLSFAASLAVLAGQMIETGVFSIPAATVCVVALFLSAVAGLLGERRQAIEEAGVAEAVHAEALRSLEAMPARTAQALPAGALIAGLQRHPDAIAALVVGHRVAALMLGIGPLLIAATVVAVSWQAALALLLATPIMIVFFALVGGTIHTRAADQQKAFGQLAAQFEDRIRTLPTILSAHGFHREREKLVVRMAAYATSTMAVLKVAFLNAGIIDFFASLSIAVLAVFLGLGHLKLVHISGFSDMHLWQSLFVLMLAPEFFSPFRRYAEQYHVQAEGRAAAAAMDDFLMGRGAPDSIGPSLDHMGADLRLPSKGLVAIVGESGSGKSTLLRRLAGIEPLCESGVPEPGPSPETGVDWISTEIYVPAGTLAHALAWNRLRPCPTKLMLAASRVGLLDDILLPGGLEALVKAGGENLSGGQRLRIGIARALLSDRPVFADEPTAKLDPFNAARVRMALSDCARQRLVVVATHDPALRALAGSVLDLDEQIVSPLELVL; encoded by the coding sequence TCGCACATTGGTTCACGCGCGGGCGGCCGGTGCGCAAGGCATGCGGGCGACGCTGACATGGCATTTGGTGCGCACCGCGTTCCGGCTGTCGTTCGCGGCTTCACTTGCGGTACTGGCGGGCCAGATGATCGAAACCGGCGTCTTTTCGATCCCGGCCGCCACGGTTTGCGTTGTTGCCCTTTTCTTATCCGCAGTCGCGGGTCTCTTGGGCGAGCGCAGGCAAGCGATCGAGGAAGCCGGTGTCGCGGAAGCCGTCCACGCTGAGGCGCTGCGCAGCCTGGAGGCGATGCCTGCCCGCACGGCCCAGGCGTTGCCGGCTGGCGCGCTGATCGCCGGCCTGCAACGGCATCCTGACGCGATCGCGGCACTCGTTGTCGGTCATCGGGTTGCGGCCTTGATGCTGGGTATCGGCCCTCTGCTCATCGCGGCGACCGTTGTCGCCGTTTCATGGCAGGCTGCACTTGCACTGCTGCTTGCCACGCCAATCATGATTGTGTTTTTCGCATTGGTCGGCGGTACGATTCACACGCGCGCCGCCGACCAGCAGAAAGCATTCGGCCAACTAGCTGCCCAGTTTGAGGATCGCATCCGCACATTGCCGACGATTCTTTCAGCCCATGGGTTCCACCGCGAGCGGGAGAAGCTTGTGGTGCGTATGGCGGCCTATGCCACCAGCACGATGGCCGTGCTCAAAGTGGCATTCCTGAATGCGGGCATCATCGACTTCTTTGCTTCATTATCCATCGCCGTGCTCGCCGTGTTTCTCGGGTTGGGCCATCTCAAACTGGTTCACATTTCCGGCTTTTCCGACATGCACCTATGGCAAAGCCTGTTCGTCCTGATGCTCGCGCCGGAGTTCTTCTCTCCCTTTCGACGCTATGCCGAACAATATCATGTCCAAGCAGAGGGCCGTGCCGCTGCGGCGGCGATGGACGATTTTCTGATGGGGCGGGGCGCGCCGGATTCGATTGGGCCTTCGTTGGATCATATGGGCGCCGACCTTCGCTTGCCGTCGAAGGGATTGGTCGCGATCGTGGGAGAAAGTGGATCGGGGAAATCGACGCTCTTGCGGCGATTGGCGGGCATCGAACCGTTATGCGAGTCAGGTGTGCCGGAACCGGGACCGAGCCCTGAAACCGGCGTCGATTGGATTTCTACCGAGATCTACGTTCCAGCCGGCACACTTGCACATGCACTCGCCTGGAACCGGCTTCGACCCTGCCCAACGAAACTCATGCTGGCTGCCAGTCGCGTCGGGCTGTTGGATGACATCCTGTTGCCCGGTGGGCTCGAGGCCCTCGTCAAGGCTGGCGGGGAAAATCTGTCCGGCGGACAGCGTCTGCGGATCGGTATTGCCCGCGCGCTGCTCTCCGATCGCCCCGTCTTCGCCGACGAGCCGACCGCCAAGCTCGACCCGTTCAATGCGGCTCGCGTGCGCATGGCCTTGTCCGATTGTGCGCGCCAGCGGCTGGTCGTGGTGGCCACGCATGATCCTGCGCTGCGCGCATTGGCCGGATCTGTCTTGGATCTCGATGAGCAGATCGTCAGCCCGCTGGAGCTCGTCCTATGA